A DNA window from Palaemon carinicauda isolate YSFRI2023 chromosome 39, ASM3689809v2, whole genome shotgun sequence contains the following coding sequences:
- the LOC137630981 gene encoding uncharacterized protein, protein MNTLVLICALVAGASATNLYQGLLGYSGIVKSDGNNVQFTREQADNIVLVGPSGAVTRDGKNMQLLPEAHRSKRSTFYQGLMGHSGIVKPDGNVQFTREEADNIILVGPSGVVTRDGRNMQRIPDDHRVKRSTFYQGLMGHSGIVKPDGNVQFTREEADNIILVGPSGVVTRDGRNMQRIPDDHRVKRSTFYQGLMGHSGIVKPDGNVQFTREEADNIILVGPSGVVTRDGRNMQRIPDDHRVKRSTFYQGLMGHSGIVKSDGNNVQFTREQADNIVLVGPSGVVTRDGRNMQRIPDDHRVKRGAGYVNSKGSIGYSGIVKTDGTIRQFSQEDIDNIVLFGPSGVVTKDGRNWQLDEDLNIHRSKRHLIGASGMITKDGTPVQFKEGGAEILLEGASGIIMSDGTLVQLRSQ, encoded by the exons ATGAACACTTTG GTGTTAATATGTGCCTTGGTGGCAGGAGCGAGCGCCACAAACTTATACCAAGGTCTCCTGGGGTACTCAGGAATCGTTAAATCTGATGGAAACAACGTACAATTCACTCGTGAACAAGCAGACAACATTGTGCTTGTTGGACCATCAGGAGCAGTAACTAGAGATGGCAAAAACATGCAACTTCTCCCTGAAGCTCACAGGAGCAAACGCTCAACCTTTTACCAAGGTCTCATGGGTCACTCCGGAATCGTCAAACCTGACGGTAACGTGCAGTTCACCCGTGAAGAAGCAGACAACATTATTCTTGTTGGACCTTCTGGAGTAGTGACCAGGGATGGAAGAAACATGCAACGCATCCCTGATGACCACAGGGTCAAACGATCAACCTTTTACCAAGGTCTCATGGGTCACTCCGGAATAGTCAAACCTGACGGTAACGTGCAGTTCACCCGTGAAGAAGCAGACAACATTATTCTTGTTGGACCTTCTGGAGTAGTGACCAGGGATGGAAGAAACATGCAACGCATCCCTGATGACCACAGGGTCAAACGATCAACCTTTTACCAAGGTCTCATGGGTCACTCCGGAATTGTCAAACCTGACGGTAACGTGCAGTTCACCCGTGAAGAAGCAGACAACATTATTCTTGTTGGACCTTCTGGAGTAGTGACCAGGGATGGAAGAAATATGCAACGCATCCCTGATGACCACAGGGTCAAACGATCAACCTTTTACCAAGGTCTCATGGGTCACTCCGGAATTGTCAAATCAGACGGTAACAACGTGCAGTTCACCCGAGAACAAGCAGACAACATTGTCTTAGTTGGGCCTTCTGGAGTAGTGACCAGAGATGGAAGAAACATGCAACGCATCCCTGATGACCATAGGGTCAAACGAGGTGCCGGTTATGTCAACTCTAAAGGAAGCATTGGTTATTCTGGCATTGTAAAAACTGATGGTACCATCAGACAGTTCTCCCAGGAAGACATTGACAACATTGTCTTGTTTGGACCCTCAGGTGTTGTCACCAAGGATGGAAGGAACTGGCAGCTGGACGAAGACCTGAATATCCATCGCTCAAAGAGGCATCTGATTGGGGCTTCAGGAATGATCACGAAGGACGGCACTCCAGTTCAGTTTAAGGAAGGAGGAGCTGAGATCCTTCTTGAAGGAGCCTCAGGGATTATAATGTCTGATGGTACATTAGTACAACTCCGCTCTCAGTAG
- the LOC137630979 gene encoding uncharacterized protein has product MKFLIAHFALLVSVNALTSTYVGDVIGASGIVRQDGRSVQFTREQADNIVLAGPSGILTRDGKNIQLTRNPNRSKRSAGHVTPKGNIGHSGILRADGSTDLFSHDEAHNILLIGPAGIVTKDGKNMQLTDDLRIVGRSKRSAGFVTPKGNLGHSGILRADGSTDLFSHDEAHNILLIGPSGIVTKDGRNMQLTDDLRIVGRSKRSAGFVTPKGNLGYSGILRADGSTDLFSHDEAHNILLIGPSGIVTKDGRNMQLTDDLRIVGRSKRSAGFVTPKGNLGYSGILRADGSTDLFSHDEAHNILLIGPSGIVTKDGRNMQLTDDLRIVGRSKRSAGFVTPKGNLGYSGILRADGSTDLFSHDEAHNILLIGPSGIVTKDGRNMQLTDDLRIVGRSKRSAGFVTPKGNLGYSGILRADGSTDLFSHDEAHNILLIGPSGIVTKDGRNMQLTDDLRIVGRSKRSAGFVTPKGNLGYSGILRADGSTDLFSHDEAHNILLIGPSGIVTKDGRNMQLTDDLRIVGRSKRSAGFVTPKGNLGYSGILRADGSTDLFSHDEAHNILLIGPSGIVTKDGRNMQLTDDLRIVGRSKRSAGFVTPKGNIGHSGILRADGTSDVFSHDEAHNILLIGPSGIVTKDGRNMQLSEDLRIVNRRS; this is encoded by the exons ATGAAGTTCTTg ATTGCACACTTCGCGCTGCTTGTCAGTGTGAATGCATTGACATCAACCTATGTGGGGGATGTCATCGGTGCATCAGGTATAGTCAGACAAGATGGAAGAAGTGTCCAATTCACGAGAGAGCAAGCTGATAACATTGTTCTAGCTGGTCCTTCTGGAATTTTGACACGAGATGGTAAAAATATCCAACTAACAAGAAACCCCAACAGATCAAAACGAAGCGCAGGTCATGTCACTCCAAAGGGAAACATTGGTCACTCTGGAATCCTGAGAGCTGATGGATCAACCGATTTATTCAGTCATGATGAAGCCCACAATATTCTTCTGATTGGACCAGCAGGAATTGTTACTAAAGATGGGAAAAACATGCAGCTCACTGATGACCTTAGGATTGTCGGTAGATCTAAGCGCAGCGCTGGATTTGTCACTCCCAAGGGAAACCTTGGTCACTCTGGAATCCTGAGAGCTGATGGATCAACTGATTTATTCAGTCATGATGAAGCCCACAATATTCTCCTGATCGGACCATCAGGAATTGTTACTAAGGATGGGAGAAACATGCAGCTTACTGATGACCTTAGGATTGTCGGTAGATCCAAGCGCAGTGCAGGATTTGTTACTCCCAAGGGAAACCTCGGTTACTCTGGAATCCTGAGAGCTGATGGATCAACTGATTTATTCAGTCATGATGAAGCCCACAATATTCTCCTGATCGGACCATCAGGAATTGTTACTAAGGATGGGAGAAACATGCAGCTTACTGATGACCTTAGGATTGTCGGTAGATCCAAGCGCAGTGCAGGATTTGTTACTCCCAAGGGAAACCTCGGTTACTCCGGAATCCTGAGAGCTGATGGGTCAACAGATTTATTCAGTCATGATGAAGCCCACAATATTCTCCTGATCGGACCATCAGGAATTGTTACTAAGGATGGGAGAAACATGCAGCTTACTGATGACCTTAGGATTGTCGGTAGATCCAAGCGCAGTGCAGGATTTGTTACTCCCAAGGGAAACCTCGGTTACTCTGGAATCCTGAGAGCTGATGGATCAACTGATTTATTCAGTCATGATGAAGCCCACAATATTCTCCTGATCGGACCATCAGGAATTGTTACTAAGGATGGGAGAAACATGCAGCTTACTGATGACCTTAGGATTGTCGGTAGATCCAAGCGCAGTGCAGGATTTGTTACTCCCAAGGGAAACCTCGGTTACTCCGGAATCCTGAGAGCTGATGGGTCAACAGATTTATTCAGTCATGATGAAGCCCACAATATTCTCCTGATCGGACCATCAGGAATTGTTACTAAGGATGGGAGAAACATGCAGCTTACTGATGACCTTAGGATTGTCGGTAGATCCAAGCGCAGTGCAGGATTTGTTACTCCCAAGGGAAACCTCGGTTACTCTGGAATCCTGAGAGCTGATGGATCAACTGATTTATTCAGTCATGATGAAGCCCACAATATTCTCCTGATCGGACCATCAGGAATTGTTACTAAGGATGGGAGAAACATGCAGCTTACTGATGACCTTAGGATTGTCGGTAGATCCAAGCGCAGTGCAGGATTTGTTACTCCCAAGGGAAACCTCGGTTACTCCGGAATCCTGAGAGCTGATGGGTCAACAGATTTATTCAGTCATGATGAAGCCCACAATATTCTCCTGATCGGACCATCAGGAATTGTTACTAAGGATGGGAGAAACATGCAGCTTACCGATGACCTGAGGATTGTCGGTAGATCCAAGCGCAGTGCAGGATTTGTCACACCCAAGGGAAACATTGGTCACTCAGGTATTTTAAGAGCAGATGGAACTTCAGATGTTTTCAGTCACGATGAAGCCCACAACATACTGTTAATTGGACCCTCTGGTATTGTCACCAAAGATGGAAGAAACATGCAGCTTTCTGAAGATCTGAGAATTGTTAACCGCCGTTCTTAG
- the LOC137630982 gene encoding uncharacterized protein has translation MNNLVLLCALVAGASATNVYQGLLGYSGIVKPDGNNVQFTREQADNIVLVGPSGAVTRDGKNMQLIPDAHRTKRSTFYQGLMGHSGIVKPDGNNVQFTREEADNIILVGPSGVVTRDGRNMQRIPDDHRVKRSTFYQGLMGHSGIVKPDGNNVQFTREQADNIILVGPSGVVTRDGRNMQRIPDDHRVKRSTFYQGLMGHSGIVKPDGNNVQFTREQADNIILVGPSGVVTRDGRNMQRIPDNHRVKRGAGYVNSKGSIGYSGIVKTDGTIRQFSQEDIDNIVLFGPSGVVTKDGRNWQLDEDLNIRRTKRHLIGASGMITKDGTPVQFKEGGAEILLEGPSGIIMSDGTLVQLRS, from the exons ATGAACAATTTG GTGTTACTTTGCGCCTTGGTGGCAGGAGCAAGTGCCACGAATGTCTACCAGGGTCTCTTGGGTTACTCAGGAATTGTTAAACCTGATGGCAACAACGTGCAGTTCACTCGTGAACAAGCAGACAACATTGTGCTTGTTGGACCATCCGGAGCTGTGACCAGGGATGGAAAGAACATGCAACTTATCCCTGATGCTCACAGGACTAAACGCTCGACCTTTTACCAAGGTCTCATGGGTCATTCTGGAATTGTCAAACCTGACGGCAACAACGTGCAGTTTACCCGAGAAGAAGCAGATAACATTATTCTTGTTGGACCTTCTGGAGTAGTAACCAGGGATGGAAGAAACATGCAACGCATCCCTGATGATCACAGGGTCAAGCGCTCAACCTTTTACCAAGGTCTCATGGGTCATTCTGGAATTGTCAAACCTGACGGCAATAACGTGCAGTTCACTAGAGAACAAGCAGATAACATTATTCTTGTTGGACCTTCTGGAGTAGTAACCAGGGATGGAAGAAACATGCAACGCATACCTGATGACCACAGGGTCAAACGCTCAACCTTTTACCAAGGTCTCATGGGTCATTCTGGAATTGTCAAACCTGACGGCAATAACGTGCAGTTCACCAGAGAACAAGCAGACAACATTATTCTTGTTGGACCTTCAGGAGTAGTGACCAGGGATGGAAGAAACATGCAACGCATTCCCGATAACCATAGGGTCAAACGAGGTGCTGGTTATGTCAACTCTAAAGGAAGCATTGGATATTCTGGTATTGTAAAAACTGATGGTACCATCAGACAGTTTTCTCAGGAAGACATTGACAATATTGTCTTGTTTGGACCTTCAGGTGTTGTCACCAAGGACGGAAGAAATTGGCAGCTGGATGAAGACCTGAATATCCGTCGCACAAAGAGGCATCTGATTGGGGCTTCGGGAATGATCACCAAGGACGGCACTCCCGTTCAGTTTAAGGAAGGAGGAGCAGAGATCCTTCTTGAAGGGCCCTCTGGGATTATAATGTCTGATGGTACATTGGTACAGCTTCGATCTTAA